A single region of the Panulirus ornatus isolate Po-2019 chromosome 17, ASM3632096v1, whole genome shotgun sequence genome encodes:
- the LOC139754464 gene encoding peritrophin-1-like codes for MVANSSTVPLLLLALLVCPSVQRCSPDCTNADSRTFVRDPTDCTKYYVCLDINGEMVPSVESLSCPDGHYFNDDHTLPRCDPISSSTGDYCTRLCDPCMIGCNSDNLGSLQPHPLDCSKYFICLADGHFEENHCPSSMAYFDYMTGFCQEDSTLCFHGCDPCSVHCTKDGQRLMDPYDCHQFHLCSPPTVAKFLCPHGGVFNYQSGDCDITAPCIVLC; via the exons ATGGTGGCTAACTCCAGCACCGTCCCGCTCTTGCTGCTCGCTCTCCTC GTGTGTCCCAGCGTGCAGAGGTGCTCCCCGGACTGTACAAATGCGGATTCTCGGACCTTCGTGAGGGACCCCACCGACTGCACCAAGTACTACGTCTGCCTCGACATAAACG GTGAGATGGTGCCTTCCGTGGAGTCACTGTCGTGTCCTGACGGCCACTACTTCAACGACGACCACACCCTGCCTCGCTGTGACCCCATCTCGAGCTCGACGGGCGACTACTGCACCCGCCTGTGTGACCCCTGTATGATCGGCTGTAACTCAGACAACTTAGGCTCTCTGCAGCCACATCCACTAGACTGCTCCAAGTACTTCATCTGTCTCGCCGACGGCCACTTCGAGGAGAACCACTGTCCCTCTTCGATGGCGTACTTTGACTACATGACTGGGTTTTGTCAGGAGGACTCCACCCTCTGCTTCCACGGCTGTGACCCCTGTTCGGTCCACTGCACCAAGGACGGCCAGCGACTCATGGACCCGTACGATTGCCATCAGTTCCACCTGTGCTCCCCGCCAACCGTGGCTAAGTTCCTCTGTCCCCACGGTGGTGTATTCAACTACCAGAGTGGTGACTGCGATATCACTGCCCCGTGTATTGTCTTGTGTTGA
- the LOC139754591 gene encoding uncharacterized protein, with the protein MQLLPVVAALLLLEARSTVQLCAPDCTAMSEGDKVRDPTNCLRYYYCSDPEGNGDMVPSSDPISCPTGLYFNAAESVRECEVISGTQYCTDLCSPCALVCEAPGTLLANPLDCSQYKVCLEDGSTIDTGCSGNFPFFDYQTGFCSKDPSVCYDLCDPCEVYCATEGKVPDPRDCRSYYYCDPPVLAPFTCPENEVFNPDHLFCEVSASGNCTNTC; encoded by the exons ATGCAGCTCCTGCCTGTTGTCGCGGCTCTTCTGCTCTTG GAAGCGCGGTCGACGGTGCAGCTGTGTGCACCCGACTGCACGGCCATGAGCGAGGGGGACAAGGTGCGGGACCCCACCAACTGCCTCCGCTACTACTACTGCAGCGACCCAGAGGGCAACGGTGACATGGTGCCCTCCAGCGACCCCATCTCCTGCCCCACAGG GCTCTACTTCAATGCagcagagagtgtgagagagtgtgaagTCATCTCCGGTACCCAATACTGCACAGATCTCTGCAGCCCCTGCGCCCTCGTCTGCGAAGCTCCGG GCACCCTGCTGGCGAACCCCCTGGACTGCAGCCAGTACAAGGTCTGCCTTGAAGACGGGTCCACCATAGACACGGGATGCTCCGGCAACTTTCCTTTCTTCGACTACCAGACGGGGTTCTGCTCGAAAGACCCCTCCGTCTGTTACGACCTCTGCGACCCCTGCGAGGTGTATTGCGCCACAGAGGGCAAAGTGCCTGACCCCAGGGACTGCCGGAGTTACTACTACTGTGACCCTCCTGTGTTGGCGCCCTTCACCTGCCCTGAGAATGAAGTCTTCAACCCGGACCATCTGTTCTGTGAAGTGTCCGCCAGCGGCAACTGTACCAACACCTGTTGA